One window of the Montipora foliosa isolate CH-2021 chromosome 4, ASM3666993v2, whole genome shotgun sequence genome contains the following:
- the LOC137999000 gene encoding uncharacterized protein: MPGKNSSKQSRGDPGGALLDLPKLVSQIAETIGSSSIDDHSQGSPPDSSRVPETSPIEEKAESVSLSFVRRLYRNRGFSERATNIVLQSWRQSSQKQYDAHIRKWLLFCTKRQADPICPTISVAVDFLTSLYDEGLSYSSINSARCALSAILESPASAYPTFGEHPDVKRFMKGIFQSRPLLPRYCKTWDVNLVLQYIGSMGNSQELSLEDLTLKLVMLVALTTAQRGQSLQLLDTQNMVQEETAYSFMLNSNLKQSKAGKSASDLVIKLNAYPYDRNLCVVNACSVYLARTKLLRGSESRLFITHQKPHHWIQQMMIKAGIDINVYKPYSVRSAATSKAKAANASLVEIMKTGVPKEQIASGRSNRYLGYHLWGG; the protein is encoded by the coding sequence ATGCCTGGAAAAAATTCAAGCAAACAGAGCAGAGGGGATCCTGGTGGTGCCCTGCTGGACTTGCCAAAGCTGGTATCCCAAATTGCTGAGACTATTGGTAGCTCCTCCATTGATGATCACTCACAGGGAAGCCCTCCTGACTCTTCCAGGGTGCCAGAAACTTCACCCATTGAGGAAAAAGCTGAATCTGTTAGCCTGTCATTTGTGCGGCGACTCTACAGGAACAGAGGCTTTTCTGAGAGAGCAACCAACATTGTTCTCCAATCCTGGCGCCAATCATCACAGAAACAGTATGATGCACACATCAGAAAATGGCTTCTCTTCTGTACTAAAAGGCAAGCAGATCCTATTTGCCCAACTATAAGCGTGGCTGTGGATTTCCTGACATCCCTTTATGATGAAGGGTTGAGCTACAGTAGTATCAACTCAGCACGATGTGCTCTGTCCGCGATTTTAGAAAGTCCTGCTTCAGCTTACCCAACTTTTGGTGAGCATCCTGATGTTAAAAGGTTTATGAAGGGCATTTTCCAAAGCAGGCCCCTTCTTCCTCGTTATTGCAAAACTTGGGATGTCAATCTGGTACTCCAGTACATTGGCTCCATGGGTAACTCCCAGGAACTCTCCCTCGAGGACTTGACATTGAAGCTGGTTATGTTAGTTGCATTAACCACAGCCCAGAGAGGACAGTCTCTGCAATTATTAGACACTCAGAACATGGTACAAGAGGAGACTGCTTATTCGTTTATGCTTAATAGTAACCTGAAACAAAGCAAAGCTGGCAAGTCAGCCTCTGATTTAGTTATCAAGCTTAATGCTTACCCATATGACCGCAATCTTTGTGTAGTAAATGCATGTTCAGTATACCTTGCAAGGACTAAGTTATTACGTGGTAGCGAATCGCGGTTGTTTATTACTCATCAGAAACCACACCACTGGATCCAGCAGATGATGATCAAGGCTGGCATCGATATCAATGTGTACAAGCCGTATAGTGTCCGATCGGCGGCAACTTCTAAAGCTAAAGCTGCCAATGCTTCCCTTGTGGAGATTATGAAAACTGGGGTCCCTAAAGAGCAGATCGCGAGCGGACGCTCGAACAGATATCTTGGATACCATCTCTGGGGAGGGTGA
- the LOC138001034 gene encoding uncharacterized protein: MRRRDNIKPELNEDYKHLCSSSVPFTEFLFGNDADLSKQLRDLAEATKVSKKLNPKVYGHKSNGYRGYKHAKSKGFGYKYSSRGQGTQAIKNLNWKRPGPPYTKKDEGRRPNKLQQFVPAWKDITDDPEVLDWVEHWHLEFIDGVPPVQETDYKVIQFNDAEAAIIESEIVQLLYRGVIVESPHSQGEFVSSIFVRLKKNGVHYRMILNLKELNKFIVYRHFKMDSLKTVTDLMSQGCYMASVDIKDAYYTVPIATEHQKFLKFRWRDKLYQYSCLPNGLASAPRIFTTKLKTSV; encoded by the exons ATGCGGCGCAGGGATAACATCAAGCCCGAGCTAAATGAAGACTACAAACACTTGTGCTCCAGCTCGGTACCCTTCACAGAATTCTTGTTTGGCAATGATGCCGACTTATCTAAACAACTGAGAGATCTCGCAGAAGCGACCAAAGTTAGCAAAAAGCTAAACCCAAAAGTGTACGGCCACAAAAGCAATGGATACAGGGGATACAAGCACGCAAAGTCCAAAGGCTTTGGCTACAAGTATTCCTCACGTGGTCAAGGCACTCAGGccattaaaaatttaaactggaaaaggCCCGGCCCCCCATACACCAAGAAGGACGAGGGGAGGAGGCCAAACAA ACTGCAACAATTTGTCCCAGCATGGAAAGACATTACTGACGACCCAGAGGTTTTAGACTGGGTTGAGCATTGGCATTTAGAGTTCATAGATGGTGTACCACCGGTACAGGAAACTGACTATAAGGTGATACAATTCAATGATGCAGAAGCTGCTATTATAGAGTCTGAAATTGTACAACTCCTCTATAGAGGTGTTATTGTGGAGTCTCCTCACTCTCAAGGAGAATTTGTTTCGTCCATTTTCGTTAGATTAAAAAAGAATGGAGTACACTATAGGATGATCCTAAACCTTAAGGAGCTAAACAAGTTCATTGTTTACCGGCACTTCAAAATGGATTCACTTAAGACAGTGACAGATCTGATGTCCCAAGGGTGTTATATGGCGTCCGTAGATATAAAGGATGCATATTATACAGTACCTATTGCCACAGAACatcaaaaatttttgaaattcaggtGGCGGGACAAATTGTATCAATATAGCTGCCTTCCAAATGGGCTGGCATCAGCCCCAAGAATCTTTACTACTAAACTTAAAACCAGTGTTTAA
- the LOC138001035 gene encoding uncharacterized protein has protein sequence MANKKTRTYNEMTNKLTKNKAIEEALRYLLTEPNQQLHAGDESCDDELRNDAIEDIDLDVELLSWLYRVAVKVHHDVKSAPTHDCVGNINQEGAEDIVPKKLVYFAFPEADTDMNTRVLSICQDIVVFVASRGRKLTPKHLGLGVTVHQATRSKELVQLLHSAGHSISYETVLRMDNSIANDVLVRYKENGNVFVPRNFTESTASYTRYAVDNIDINEETLSGMGTFHATQVSAFRRKGDGELPMDTRVIPKSARRLDLEVPELHELCQVSLEKTKPEPVIEEPVEKAWYKPVQEKIDESYKKELAWILGR, from the exons ATGGCAAACAAGAAGACAAGGACCTATAACGAGATGACGAACAAGCTCACAA aaaataaggccatcGAGGAAG CTCTGCGTTATCTGCTTACGGAACCAAATCAGCAATTACATGCGGGAGACGAATCATGTGATGATGAGCTCAGAAATGATGCCATTGAAGACATAGATTTGGACGTCGAACTGTTGAGTTGGCTGTATCGGGTGGCAGTTAAGGTCCACCATGACGTAAAATCCGCACCTACTCATGACTGTGTTGGTAACATCAATCAAGAGGGTGCCGAGGACATAGTACCGAAAAAGcttgtttattttgctttccCT GAAGCTGATACGGACATGAATACTCGAGTGTTAAGTATCTGCCAAGATATAGTAGTATTCGTGGCATCCAGGGGACGCAAGTTAACGCCAAAGCATCTTGGCTTGGGAGTCACAGTTCATCAGGCAACCAGGTCAAAAGAGCTTGTGCAGCTTTTGCACTCAGCTGGTCACTCCATCAGTTATGAAACTGTTCTCAGAATGGATAATTCAATTGCAAATGATGTTCTTGTAAGATACAAGGAAAATGGAAATGTTTTTGTGCCTCGGAACTTTACGGAAAGCACCGCCAGTTACACTCGATACGCCGTGGACAACATCGATATTAATGAAGAAACATTGAGTGGCATGGGTACTTTTCATGCAACTCAAGTGTCAGCTTTTCGACGGAAGGGTGATGGCGAATTGCCAATGGATACTCGAGTAATTCCTAAATCAGCCAGGCGCCTAGATTTAGAAGTACCAGAGCTACATGAGCTCTGCCAGGTTTCCCTAGAAAAGACGAAACCAGAGCCAGTGATAGAAGAACCAGTTGAAAAAGCATGGTACAAACCTGTTCAGGAGAAAATCGATGAGTCGTACAAGAAGGAGCTTGCCTGGATTCTGGGTCGTTAA
- the LOC138001036 gene encoding uncharacterized protein, producing the protein MRRANTIPSSEALRTEETTHVQDSLQVNGYPTKFIENAAQPRSGPQSHHPDPADLAVVPYVQGVSDRVKRTLQHFTIMTAFKPIRTLASVFKKPKDRPSEERIAGIVYRVECKDCDFSYIGESKRCWASRREEHDPARAASKESAIRQHAERTTHDIHPRYGQILERNETNYKRRIFLESLHSNIDKNSVNERMEFPRAYVPLLRSLGSQHKKQ; encoded by the coding sequence ATGCGCCGCGCGAACACCATCCCATCTAGCGAGGCCCTGAGAACAGAGGAAACAACCCACGTCCAGGACAGCCTACAGGTCAATGGATATCCCACCAAATTCATTGAAAATGCTGCCCAACCAAGGTCTGGTCCACAAAGCCACCATCCTGACCCGGCTGACCTTGCCGTGGTACCCTATGTTCAAGGGGTATCGGACAGGGTAAAACGCACACTGCAACATTTCACCATAATGACTGCTTTTAAGCCCATACGCACACTTGCTTCTGTCTTCAAAAAGCCGAAGGACCGTCCATCGGAAGAAAGAATAGCAGGCATCGTTTACAGAGTTGAATGCAAAGACTGCGATTTCTCCTACATTGGTGAGAGCAAACGGTGTTGGGCTTCGAGGAGAGAGGAACATGATCCCGCGCGTGCCGCGAGTAAAGAGTCGGCAATCCGACAACATGCCGAAAGAACCACGCACGACATCCATCCACGTTACGGCCAAATTCTTGAAAGGAATGAAACTAATTACAAGCGCAGAATTTTTCTGGAGTCTTTACACTCAAACATTGATAAGAACTCTGTGAATGAAAGAATGGAGTTCCCAAGGGCATATGTGCCGCTCTTAAGATCTCTTGGGAGCCAACATAAGAAGCagtga